The genomic DNA TGACATTATCATCTTTTGTTATGACCTCAGTTGTATTGGAGATTATTATTCCATAATCGGAACCATACTTGTTAATCGCTTTTGTGATTTGTCTTTTAGTTTTTTCCCCAAGACCGACTTCAATAGGTATCGGATTTTCAAATCCTTTTTTAATTAGAAAATCTACCGTATTTTTACCATAATCGAAAAAAACATCAAATTTAAAATAATTTTCATTATTCATTGCATTAAACAATGCTGATGCTACAAGATTTTCAACCAATATTCCCTCATAATCTTCCTTTTTCATTGAAGAAAAACCGAAGTGAAAATTTATGGCATGCCTAATGCTTGAATTAGCAAAATAATAATTCCATGATTTTTTCACACGACCTCCAGGACTGACATAAGGTTCATAATGAAATATCAACTGTGTTTTTTCCAATAGTCTAAGCAACGAATTAACTGTACTTTTATTTGTATTTGCACTTTGGGCCAATGTGGCCTGGGATACCTCTCCGGGAAATTTTTGCGCTAAAAACTGCAATAAACGAAGGGAATGGTCTTCACTATCTTTCGTGATGTTTCTTATTGTTCCCAAATCTTTTGTAACTATGGTATCCACAGATTCATAGAGTTTTTCACAGGCTTTCCTTTCTGTTTTTTCATGCATTACAGATGGAAATCCTCCAAATTTAAAATATTTATCCCAATCATTAGAGGTATAATTTTTAAGACCCATTAAATCCATATTTATTTTCTGCTCCAGTTCACAGGATTTGTCAATTTCAGATGTAAAAAGCAGATTGAACAATTCATTTGAAATGCTTCCAGTATCATAATTATATTTTAATTTCAAATGCTGTGAATAATTTAATGGAAAAATAGAATTTCTTATCATTCTTCTTTTAGCTTCATTTTCATATTCTAATTTTAAAGCTGATGATCCGGTGAAAATCATGAATATTTTTTTACTTTGATCATATATTATTTTTCCCGCCATTGACCAATCCTTATCAAAGTGAGCCTCATCAATTAAAAGAAATAATTCCTTATTAATAGTTCTTGGAGTTAAATGATGAAATTCATCCAGATAAAACTCTATCGTGTCTAAAATATCGCATTTTGTTATTTTATTGATTTGGTCGCATGATATATACAAGATTTGATTTTGATTAATGTTTTTTGTTTTTAACAGATATTCATAGACTTGATATAAAATTGTTGTTTTTCCAACACCCCTCAATCCCGGCAAAACAATAAAACGATTAATATTGTCCCCCTCTAAAAAATCATCAATGACTTTGGTTATATCTTTAAAGTCATTTCTATGGTTAAATGCTTCATTATGGTAACTTAATTCTTCATCTAATATCAAGGGCATTTCAGTTGTTTGCTTTTGAAGGTAATTTCGCATTGAATTTTTTTCATCAGAATTCATAAATTTTATCCTCCCACAAATTAATTATAAATTATTAATTATTATATTGGTCGTTCATATATAAATATATGATTAATATAATAATCGATAATATATAAATGATTGATTATTTTAATATTTGATCTTAAAGAAAATCGTAAAGATAATATCTTTATATTCATCAAAGACATCTAAACCGGAATTGTTAATTAACCAATCACCAATTGTATTTTCATTATAATCGTTAATTTCGTTTGTCATGTGGTCTGTAAATACTTCAATTTTCTTTTGAAGAGACATCATAACCATATCATTCTTTTGAGGCTCATTTTCAAGATATTCTTTGAATTTGTCTCTAAAATCATCAACACTGTTGAGATCTTCATTCCTCATTTGTTCTCGAAAATCCTTGATTAAAGTTTCAAATGGAATAGTGATGAAATTTGCATTGTTATATATCATAATCCCCATAGGCGGATTTTTAGACAACATGAACAACTTATTAACCCCTTCATATGTTTTATTTCCATTTACTGTAACAACACTATCAGCAGCCATTGCAACTGCACTTGGAGTCATAATCAGCACTTCCGAAGTCATATGAATAACACCTCCATTTATATTAATAACTAGCATTGAATATGTTTTTTGACAATTATTAACATTGCCAAACTGCGACTAGGCACAAAAACACAAATATGCTCATATCACATGATGAAAAAACATGAATCCCAAAAAACAAATACAAATAAATAAAAAAACAAGTAATTAAAATAACAGTCACCCCGGTAACCGTTAGTTTAATTATAGAAAAAATTAATATAAACTATCCTTCGACCATGATGAGCTTGCCCGTCGATGGATCCTTATAAACCTTACCCATCTCGGTATAACCCTGACCTGAACTGTTGCTGGTATCCGGAGCCTCATCCAACTGAGTGCCCTGATCAATTTCAGTGGTTTTCTGCTGCATCTGCTCCTGAATATTCTCGCTTGGATCAATCATCGCCTGCATATTCCATGAGATAATGACAAAAACCAGAAACCCAACAGCAATAACCAGCATCGCATCCACCAGGTTGGATGTTCCGGCCATCGGATCTTCCTCAACACGCTCACGTCTACGCTGTCTGCTTCTAACCATGGTATCTACTCCATATAGTCAAGCACCGCATCAGACAATGCATCCAAATCAGCCAAGGCCTTATCGCACCACTGCTTTCTGATTTTTCCAAGCACATAGCATAATGCACCGGAACCGATACCCACAATGGTTGTGTTAAAAGCAATTGTCAGGGATGATGCCAAAGTGTTAATGTCACCAGCACCCAAAGCCGCAAGACCGGGACCCATAGGAATCAAAGTACCCATCAAACCCAAAGTCGGCCCTACACGGGTGATGACATCAGTCTTGTTCAAAGTCTTATCCACACGCTCCTCTTCAACCTCAACGAGTCTACGGGCTAGAGCCTCACGTGAGGATTTTTTCATGGTTGAAGAGTTAGCAATCTCTGAGAGTATAACCTTCTGATTTGAGGGAATATTACTGTTTTTGATAATACTTTTAACCTCATCAATGGATGGGGCATTGTTAATCGCCCACATCATATCACGAGTATCCCTGACTTTATGATTTTTGTTTTTAAAGTACTCGGCAATCACCTCACCCAATAAAAAGAGTGAAAGAACCACAATAATCAAAAGAATAATCAATACCGGTATTGACAGGCTCTGTGAGATAATGTTCATCGCATCTGCAATGAAAGTGTCACCAAAAAAAGAAAGCATTAATAAAAAACCTCCTATTAATAAAAAAAAGAGGGGAAAACCCCTCGATTTATTTTTCGTGTTTAAATTTTTTCATTTAGCATATAAAAAAACCAGACATGGAATATGTCCAGCATTTTTAAGGAGAAAAACATATCCAATTCAACAGTCCCAGATTCCACTTATGGGAATCCGGGGGAAAGACCAAAACTAATCTTTCTCTCTACAATATTTAAATTTCATCACCATCATCATCTTTGCGTTTCCTGTAAGCATAACCACAAAGGACAATGCAGGAAAACAACACGACAGCTAGAACAAATTTCCAATTACTATCATCTATATTAATAACTTTTTTTACTTCGTATGCATTAACAGATTCCGGAACCTCACCAGATTCAGAACCACCTTCAACAGACTCAGAATCACCACTAGCAGCAGCCTCAACACCAATAGACGGAGAAGTTCCAGTGTTGCTTTGAACTGTGGAAACATCACCTTCCACTTCACCTTCACGACCATTCAAATCAGAACCACCATGACCACTGGAACCATGACCATTACCTGACCCCTGACCGTTACCGGTACCGGTACCATAACCGTTACCAGCATTGGAATTTCCACTACCAGTAAACCTTTTAATCATATCAGCAATGCTTGGAGCCTTAGGATTAGGATTGTCAATCGCCTCACCAGCCTCATAACCCGGATCATGGTCACGATTAGAAGACGAATAACCCTCCGCTATAGGAGTATTCCAAGAAATGGACTTCTTGATTTCCGCCGAAATCTTAGCGGTAATAGTGGTAATCGATGACGCCACATCAAAAGTCGCAACCGCCTGATTGTCAATGAACTTAACAGTCTGAGTGTATCTGCCGGCAGTGAAAGTCACATCAAAAGCCGGAATCTCAGAGAGAAACTCACCGGTACGCATATTCTGCAATCTCAAACGATAAGATGAATCACCAATACGATCAAGGACAAGATTCACAAAACCTTCCTGATAGTGTGTTGCACCGCTTGTCAACCAATGATATGAATCAGACCCGTCCATCAGGTTGTAGCCATAACCGTCACAACCACTTTGGATAGGAGTGCTTGTCTTACGTGATTCCCATGCACGATGCTCAACAAGAACACAAACATTGTTTTCAATATGAACCTCACCATGGAAATTGCTTGCAAGCTCAAACACCTGAATAGCATTATCATACTGAGCATACAAATCGGTTGTATGGCGGAAATTATAGAACAAGTCATATTCACGACCGCTTTCCGGCTCACCTTCATGAGAGTGAATCTTCCAAATCAGATTGCTCAACACTTCAACATCCTCACTGTAACCGTTGAAGTTGATACCCATAAAACAGCCTTCAATACGATTATGAGTAACATTCAAACCAATATACCTGCCTGACAGATATATTGCATCACCAATGCCCTCATAAATAACATTATTGTCAACAAGAGTATTCTTATTGGTATTTTTAAAATACAATCCGAAATAACCGTAATTGATGGTATTGTTGACTATCCTCGTATTTTCATTACCATCCAAAAGGATATTATTGGCCTCAGAGAAATACGGATCAACACCATTATTCTCAAGCAAAGAATTGCTGATGACAGTACCACTTGTACCTTTAAGATAAACTCCGTTTTTAGTACTGTTCACAACACTTACCCTGTCGATTACAGTATCCTTTGAACCGGTAACCTGAATTCCATTAGTGGAATTGACGATTTGAGTATCCTTAACGACAACATTCTCACCATTACTAATCGCCACACCATTATCACCGGATATGATGGAATTTATTATCTTCACATTGCTTGCGCTGTTGATTAAAACCCCATCAGCACCATTTTCAATAGTGAACCCGTTGATGGTAGTGTTATCGGCATTGATTGTGAAAACCGGCTGAACACTGTTTCCCACCAACCTTGTGTTCACATTAGTGATAATGTTTAAAGGCTTGTTGATGGTGAAATTGGCACCATACAATACCGGATAATCGAAAACAAATTTGGAATAGGGTTCCGCATTATCCAACAACTCCTGAATCATCTGAATCAAAGTGGAATTGACCCTATCATTAACATTAATGGCATCAGTGATGTTGAAAGTCAATGAAGTGACCCTGCCGTAATTATTTGACAGGTCAACAGCAACAGCATTCAACACAGTATACGATTCAATGTCAACAGGTTCAATATACATTCTTCTGGTGGAACTGTTCATTGGATTGGAACCGTCAACAGTATAGTAAATAATGTATTCGTCAGAATCATCACGGGAAGACAATGTTACAGTCTGAGTGGATGGGAAAACACCACCTGAAGTTACAGTATTGTTGATGTATGCAGTTACCGGAGCAGGAGGAGTAATGTCATATGAAACAACTTCAATGGTAGTGTTACGAGCAAGATTAACACCATCATGCTCAACCACCAACTCCACACGATACCTGCCAGGTTCTCCATACATGTGTTGCGGATTCTGCTCAGTTGAATAATAACCATCACCAAAAGACCAGAAATAACTGTTATTGCCCTTAGTCGACAAATCAGTAAACTGGATAGTACGTTCAGTTCCATCAACATGACTATAAGTGAATTCAGCAGCAATATCATTAAAAGCATAAATTCCCTGAATGGTAGTTACAATTAAAGTGCCATCATCCGTAAGAGTTGGACTGGAAACACTGAAAGCACCACCATACTTGGAAGGAATACTATAACTCCACAACAACTCACCATCCAAAGATATTGCATACACAGTACTGTTACCAGACAAATAAATCACTGAATCATTACTGATTAATGGAGAGCTTAATGAAAGACTAGTGGTTTTCAAAGCTTTAAACCATAATTGATTACCATCACTTGCATTAAGCGCATACAAACCAGAAGTCCCAGACACATATAAAACACCATTATATACAGTTGGAGTTCCAGAAGCCCCTGAAACACGTTTATGCCAAGCATGAGTACCATTAAAATAATAAGCAGAAACTGCATAATGATCCACAATATAAATAAACTTATCATCACGACTCAATGAAGCATAATAACCAGAACCAACAACAAAATTGGCAGGATTACCACTTATCACATTAAGGGCCTCTTCATCACCAATAGTCAAATATACTCCAAATTTTAACGATCCATCAACATTAACACCAAATAAATAATTACTTTTAGAAATTAAATAAACAGCACCATCATCACCAATAATCGGAGTATGTGCAATCAATGCAGGAAACTTAGATGACCACAACAATTTCATGTCCTTAAATGCAAATAAAGTAGAGTAAGTATCATCACCACTAATCACATACAATGTATCATTATAACCAAAAATCGGACTGGAACCCGTATTATAATCACCTAAAACATATTTCCAAACCAACTGCCCTTCTGGAGATAAACAATACAAAGTACTGTTCAGCCAATTGACAAAATAAATATTACCATCATTACCAATTGTAGGAGTACAGATAATTTTACTGGTTGTTCCAAACCTCCAGATAACTAATCCCTGACTGTTTAAACAATATAAGTAACCATCATCACCTGAAATAAAAATATGGCCCTCACTATCAACAACAGCAGAACCACTACTTATAAAATTTTCCAATGACCATTTAGAAATATTATTTAAAGGACCAGAATAATTGGTTACACCAGAATTATTAATATCCCCCTGATATTTACCCCAAACAGCACCAGAACTTGTTGTGTTAACTTCTTTTAAATAAGTAGTTGAAAAATCATAATTATAAGTATATATCCTAAAAGGATATGATTTTAAAATATTTTCAGTGCCAGTCCAAAAATAATATGGCCATCTCGCACGAAGATTAGACACTTCTTCAATGAAAAAAGGATGAGTATAAACAATTTTAGAATTACTATCAACAGGATTTGTCCCATCTAAAGTATAATAAATAGAATTATATCCTGTTTCTCCACCAACACTTGAAAATAAAATAAAACAGTGATTTCGTGTAACTGAAAGATCATTAACCTGAATTATAGAATCTTCAATCATATAAAAATTACCTAATGAATCTAAAGCAACATAATGAACAACAGTTGTCTCATTAATAGTGAACGGACCTGTGTAAACCTTACGGGTTGAACTATATCCTGCATCACTACCATCCAAAGTGTAAAAAATAATCGCTTCAGAATCATTACACTCAATAACAACTTCCATTGTATCCTTAAACGAAGTGGATGGAGTAATATAACTTATTTTTAAAGTATCATTAGCAACCCACTTAGAATAAGTATTTTCATATGTTTTACCGTTCACGGTCAGGTAAATTGTTTCATTAGCAATATTAAATGTGACTTGACGAGTGTCCAATTCTATAGATAAAAACTGATTAATGAATTGAATATTCATTTCACTAACATCACTTGTCAGATATCCCCAACTAAACAAGTATTCTTTAAATCCATTTTCAATAAATATCTCAAATTCAACATTATTAAATTTGAATTCATAAAATTTAGAAGGTAAGTTACCTAATTGACTTATATCCTCGCCAAGATTATTATGATTTAAATCAATTGTTAAATTATAGTAAGTGACACCACGAATCCAGTAGTGATAATCCAAATCATGTTTTGTGATGTTTAAAACTATCCATGAATCCATACCTGAGCTAGCATCACTGATTTGTAAAACATCAAAATAATCATCAGGAACAATTAAACCACAATTAAAACTAGGATTATTCAAACCCCACCAATTATTGGAATAATCAATAACATCATTTGAATAGACTAAACCAAACCTATTGTTTGAATGGATTTCATTGAAATTAATATTAGATTCACCTCCACTAACATTAACACCAATACCATTACCATATATACTGTTACCTGTTAGGTTTAACTCACCAGCATTTTGAGTAACTGCAATATCACAGCCAACAAAAAAATTGTTACTGATTCTGGATTTAGCATCATTAACAACAACAGCATAATCACTAAAATTACAATACTCAACCACAGCACACAAAGCATCAATACTTAAAAAACCATTACCAAAACCATTATTCCTAAATAGAATATTAGCATCACTTGTAATGTTTGCATTAGATATTTGTGAATTTTCAATAGTTAAACTTGACTGATAATCACTTTTCAAAATATTATTCCCCTGCAAGGAAATATTTTTAAAAGTAACTTTCGCACCATCACTAACAATAACCAAAGGAACATTATCTCCTTTAGACAATAATTTACAAGAATTAAAGTCCAATGTTAAATCCTTGTCAATTACGAGATTTTCAAAATAAGAATCAACAAAGACATTAGGAGTCATTATAATTGTATCTCCATTGTTTGCATTATCAATTGCATCTTGAATAGATGAATACTCAATGCCAGTTCGTTCAATTGTAGGACCATGCAAAGGTAAAGTGTAACTATAACTATCTGTTGAATGATCATTAGAAACAGCTAAAGTAATCTTATATTGACTTAACTTGAATGTGTGTATTGGATTTTGAAAATTAGAGGTTATTCCATCACCAAAATCCCAATAATACCTTGAAATCAAACCATAAGACTTATCCCTAAAAACAATAGTCAACTCATCACCATTAACCAAGAATGAGTCAATTGTGAAGTTAGCCAAAACATTACTATTATAGTCCACCTGGAAATTGTCAATATATGCGTTTCCATATTTTTGAAGCAGCTTCAATTCATGATAACCGTTTATAGTTGATGTGTCCAATTTAACTTCTTCCCATCGATATTTAGCATAACCGGTTTTAACAATAGTATAATCCAATACTGGAGAGTCATCCAAACAGACACTAACAGTAGCATTAGTTGTAGGAGACATATACCAGAAACTTAAACCACTAATTGTGTCAAAGTTAATTTTCTGGGAAATATAACTACCTTCTCCAGTTAAGCTGACGAAAGATGATCCGTTTTTTCCATCAAAATTGGAATTTACAACAGAAACATCAACACTATCCCAGCCACTAGTCTTATCTACTTCAAAACTAGGATTGACGATAACATCATTGACACTGTAGTCATCATCAGGACTAGATTCCATTTGATCTGCATTATACGAATTATCCATAAGCACTGAATCTTCAGCAGACAATAGTGTAGTTTCATTTGCATCGCTGCTTGCATAAACACCACCTACAGATAATAAAAAAAGTATTAATATGAATAATATAATACTTTTATTAAAATTTTTTTTAAACATACTACTTTTCTCTTCGTTATTTAAAAAAAAGGTTGACACTTAAAGGATTTAAACCTTTTAAAAGCATCCTGCGACTATATAAAAAAAATAATAAAAAAAAATAAAGAAAGAGAAAAAAATATTTTTCAATTTTACTTCTTTATTTTTTAACTGTTAATTTTATTTTTTTACTGGTTGCTTTATAGGATTTGTTTCCTGCAAATTTGATTTTTGCTGTGTATTTACCTTTTTTATTTAATTTTGTTATTTTAAAGGTTGCAACACCTTTAGCATTTGTTTTTGCTTTATAGGTTTTTCCTTTAACTTTTAAAGTAACTTTAACCTTTTTAATAGCCTTACCACTTTTTGTTTTAAGAGTGATTTTGTATTTTTTAGTTTTAGTTTTCACTTTAAAAGTTTTCTTTTTAGCAACAATCTTAGATGCAACTTTAACTGTTTTAGCAGTAGTAGTGGTGGTTGTTTGAGTATTTGTGTTTGTAGAACCACCATTTCCAGTAGTGTTAGTTGCATTACTGGTGTTGTTTGTTGTATTTTCCTTTTGAGGTACAGTGAAGTTAAAATTCATTGAAGTGACATTAGCGTTGTATGTATCATCGCCAGGATAATTGAATTTAATTTCAATGTATTCATCAGGTAAATCAGAAATTGTGAATTTACCATTAGCATCAGTAACATTAGATAATGTCTCACCGCCATTAACAGTATAATTCACATTAGCGCCAACAACAGCTTTACCATTTTCATCTTTTAATGTAATGGTGATAACTTTGCTTTCATTAGCAATTATCATACCAGTGTTTAATTTAAAATCAAATGATTTAGCATTATTTGTTGGATTGTATGTTTTATTACCAGTATAATTAGCAACTATATTGATTAAACCAGTTAAATCATTAATGGTGAATTTACCATTAGCATCAGTAACATTAGATAATGTCTTACCGTCATTAATGGTATAATTCACATTAGCACCTGAAATAGCATTACCGTCACTGTCTTTTAATGTGATAACAATGCTGCCTTTTTCGGTTGATTCAATACTTAATGAAGTATCTAATGGTTTGGCAACAATACTTACAGGATTATCACCATTAACTAGAGTGTATTCTTCATCCAGTAATGTGAATTTTACCTCATCACTTACTGCACCTGCAGTGAATTTTAATTCCCCTTGATTATCACTGATAACAATTGGAGAAGTTACTTCACCGTTTGTACTGGTAAAGTCCAAAGTTAAATCATTCAATGCACCATCCATACTTCCGGTATTTGGTACAAATTCCACTTTAATTGTGTATTCACTACCAGAATACATTTCACTGTCAACAGATGTGAGAACCAATCTCAAGTAGGAATCATATCCAGTTACTTGATTAGTTCCAAACCAGTTATTATTCATGGTTGCACCATTGAGTGTTAAATCTCCAGTATTGTGGTATATTGCATTGTAGCTGATTGTTGCAGATCCACCAGTAATGTTGATTGCATTGTTGTTGTTTTTAATAATGTTATTGGTTAATTCCAATTCACCGGCAGTTTGTGTAATTGCAACATTACAGTTAGTTAAATTACTTTTGGTGATTTTTGATTTACCACCATTTACAATAACTCCACTATTCTCAATATTAACATTATTAATACTACAATTATTAGTGAGAGTTAAATAAGTATTATCAAATGTTACATTCTCTACTGTAAGGTTTCCTGATTCTGATACAATTTTTGAATCAATAATGTCAGAATTACTCAATATCATATTTGCATCATCAATAACATTTAAAATACAATTATTACTTATTGTACTGTCATTAACAATTACATAACCTTTAACAGTTAATTTACCTGCATTAATAGTGGAATTATAAATATTAGTATCTGCAATTAATGTTAAACCTACATTGTTGAATGTATTATTAATTAAATCGATATTACCTTCATTTAAGTTTAAGTTAACATTAATATCAGAATCACGAATGATTAATTTAGAATCATTAGATGTTGCAAAAATACTATTTTGATTTAATTCAACATCCTTGATGATTACAGTTGCACCATCAGTTACACTGAATACCGGATTTGCGGAATCTTTAGATTGTAAAATTGCTCCATTAAAGTTTAATGTTAAGTTTTTGTCAATTACTAAATTTTCAACAAAGACCATTCCTGGATCAATATTAATAACATCATTTTCACTAGCATTACTTATAGCATCTTGAACTGAACTGTAACTAACACCAGTACCAGCTATTGTAGGTAATGATAAACTAAACTCATAGGTACAATTATCTACTTCCACACCATCATGATAAATATGTAAAGTTACTGAATGATTGCCTTGTCCAAAGGTATGTGTTGGGTTTCGAGAAGTTGTGTTGGTTCCATCATCAAATTCCCAATAATAACCAGATATCCTACCATATGAATTATCAGTGAAAGTTATGGAGATTTCACCATTTTTAACAGAAGGTACAGAACTGGTGAAATTAGCAATATTTTCATAATTCTGATATTTAATATTATCAATCCAAATACCTGGACCAGTACCTAAGTATCCCATTAATGTAACATTATGAACTCCTGAAATACTACTGGTATCAAAATTATGATTGTACCAATCAGCAAAATGGATAACAGAAAGATAATTGCTTTCTCCACCTAATCTTTCACCATCAATATATACAAATATTCTTGCACCTGAAGAAGAACCAACTCCGCTAAGGGTAATTGTGCGAGCAAAAGCCTGAATTGAATCAACATCAGTCAAATCAACTTCTTTTTGCATTATAGGATACAAATCAGTTAGGTTTGAACTAGTTTTATTAACAACTACATGAATACTGTAATTTCCATCATATGATTGAGCATAATTATGACTTGCAATATCATATAATATCCATCCATCCAAATCACCCTCGAAACTATCAACATTAGATGTGTGTATTTTATAATTATATAATGTCAATATATTTTCTTTAGTTGTAGTATTGTTATTTCCGTATTTATCAATAACAGTTAATGATATATCAAAAGAACCATATGAAGAATATATATTATACTCCGGGAATTTAGTATCATTGTAAATTTGACCATTACCATAATCCATAATCCAACGTACAATATCCCCCGAAGATTTATCAGTGAAATAAACTGTAGCACTACTACCCGTATTAATTCTAATTTCATATTCAAAATCTGCAACTAAAGTATAATTTTCAGGAGGATTATCTGAAGATGTTTTATCATAATTAAATGTAAAACATAATGAATCAATGTACACAGGCTTATTATTTAAAGGTGCATTAAATTTCAAATTTTGGATACCAGTATAAGAAACATTTTGCTCAAAATAATCCCATGAATCCATAGCATTTGAAGCAGTAATCTTTTTAATATTGTCATCCCCAACAGTAACAGTTAAAGAACCTGCTCTAGTTGGAATCTTATACCAAAACCCAATTTTTTCAACATAAGTCCAATCAACATCTCTAGAAATAGAAGCCTTATTTAAAACAACATAAGAACCATCATACCCATTATCATCAGACAAATCTGCATTACCAGTACTAGTCCACCCATCTAAATCATCAAAAGAATAAGTATTGTTTTTTGGTTTAAGTGTTAAAACTAATGAATCAATGTACACAGGCTTATTATTTAAAGGTGCATTAAATTTCAAATTTTGGATACCAGTATAAGAAACATTTTGCTCAAAATAATCCCATGAATCCATAGCATTTGAAGCAGTAATCTTTTTAATATTGTCATCCCCAACAGTAACAGTTAAAGAACCTGCTCTAGTTGGAATCTTATACCAAAACCCAATTTTTTCAACATAA from Methanobrevibacter thaueri includes the following:
- a CDS encoding ATP-binding protein, coding for MNSDEKNSMRNYLQKQTTEMPLILDEELSYHNEAFNHRNDFKDITKVIDDFLEGDNINRFIVLPGLRGVGKTTILYQVYEYLLKTKNINQNQILYISCDQINKITKCDILDTIEFYLDEFHHLTPRTINKELFLLIDEAHFDKDWSMAGKIIYDQSKKIFMIFTGSSALKLEYENEAKRRMIRNSIFPLNYSQHLKLKYNYDTGSISNELFNLLFTSEIDKSCELEQKINMDLMGLKNYTSNDWDKYFKFGGFPSVMHEKTERKACEKLYESVDTIVTKDLGTIRNITKDSEDHSLRLLQFLAQKFPGEVSQATLAQSANTNKSTVNSLLRLLEKTQLIFHYEPYVSPGGRVKKSWNYYFANSSIRHAINFHFGFSSMKKEDYEGILVENLVASALFNAMNNENYFKFDVFFDYGKNTVDFLIKKGFENPIPIEVGLGEKTKRQITKAINKYGSDYGIIISNTTEVITKDDNVIYIPIKTFSLL
- a CDS encoding DUF2149 domain-containing protein, which codes for MVRSRQRRRERVEEDPMAGTSNLVDAMLVIAVGFLVFVIISWNMQAMIDPSENIQEQMQQKTTEIDQGTQLDEAPDTSNSSGQGYTEMGKVYKDPSTGKLIMVEG
- a CDS encoding MotA/TolQ/ExbB proton channel family protein, whose amino-acid sequence is MLSFFGDTFIADAMNIISQSLSIPVLIILLIIVVLSLFLLGEVIAEYFKNKNHKVRDTRDMMWAINNAPSIDEVKSIIKNSNIPSNQKVILSEIANSSTMKKSSREALARRLVEVEEERVDKTLNKTDVITRVGPTLGLMGTLIPMGPGLAALGAGDINTLASSLTIAFNTTIVGIGSGALCYVLGKIRKQWCDKALADLDALSDAVLDYME